In the genome of Pseudobdellovibrionaceae bacterium, one region contains:
- a CDS encoding LPS-assembly protein LptD → MNFFNKKIYFLFFYLCIIISNAANAKKLSAKNQLQRLNLKLKQDLLINSSYFQYKLKEKKIYTKGKTYIKVGDYQFYSTSSTINLKKKELIFKKGVRLTSSDSIVKCKTLYFQLKEKNWQCYKAVLTTKQYHFTGKKIQKQGLQYHVDNAIFTSCKHCKKNSPDWSIHSKKIIIKNERSFVKVPTMYLKRLPILALPFLSFPFNTNRAIGLLMPKIAFSKKWGWSYSQSFFIPFNINNDLTINETIFSKKIIRSALEYRHIFAKKKYLNFYLSHLWNKPDHTQYTALTYKHYLEHKNNWIQRLSFQFISSQKYLQGFYDEDDPILKKYGETALENKISLTKNFQNENFIQHTNIKGSLYQNLLHKGPSFKKSLIYSFPNLQYALLANKKIFKQVSTSLNLNFNHFNTNGKGFVSSKVLNGQRTINTDPSSLFNPSTDIITSGKRLHIKPNISLNFQPNNLIKTSLTLSYNQFLYSFNPKANSLNTLEYKNSAHQSYLNFNYFAKSNFYKIFSQKGVKYKHNIEPSVEISYIPTVINNKHSFFQSNKKNKEQILSDNHFANPNEIIQFDYYDSVEKNTRINFKLYSQVIKKANDNYARLLDFQISQAYALVGKNNYQAEKLLTKMNLTINNLGILSKAEYSHSSKLLSTSNYIYWVSENKNYKVDINYSNTFFTGTEKNVSYNKQENLKLTSLVSTDNWGVEGSVDLFKRINQGRQVQTWDYQIFYQPDNHCWKISFQQKTKLKQDSSFYLDLKLDI, encoded by the coding sequence GTGAACTTTTTTAATAAAAAAATTTATTTTTTATTTTTTTACCTGTGCATAATCATCTCTAATGCTGCTAATGCAAAAAAGCTGTCTGCTAAAAACCAATTACAACGTTTAAATCTTAAGCTTAAGCAAGACTTATTAATCAACAGTTCTTACTTTCAATACAAGTTAAAAGAAAAGAAAATTTACACTAAAGGAAAAACATATATCAAGGTTGGTGACTACCAATTTTATTCCACTTCTTCTACTATTAATTTAAAAAAGAAAGAGCTTATATTTAAAAAGGGAGTTCGGCTTACTTCTTCTGATTCGATTGTAAAATGTAAAACTTTATACTTTCAATTAAAAGAAAAAAATTGGCAGTGCTACAAAGCTGTTTTGACAACAAAACAATATCACTTTACTGGAAAAAAAATACAAAAACAGGGCTTACAGTATCATGTAGACAATGCGATTTTTACCTCTTGCAAGCATTGTAAAAAAAACTCTCCTGACTGGTCTATTCATAGCAAAAAAATTATAATTAAAAATGAAAGAAGCTTTGTTAAGGTTCCGACAATGTATCTTAAACGGCTGCCCATACTTGCCCTTCCCTTTCTGTCCTTTCCTTTTAATACAAATAGAGCTATTGGGCTACTAATGCCTAAAATAGCCTTTAGTAAAAAGTGGGGCTGGAGCTACTCTCAATCTTTTTTTATACCTTTTAATATCAACAATGATCTTACTATTAATGAAACTATATTTAGTAAAAAAATTATTAGAAGTGCTTTAGAGTATAGGCACATATTTGCAAAGAAAAAATATTTAAACTTTTACTTAAGTCACCTTTGGAATAAACCAGACCATACTCAATATACAGCCCTTACTTACAAGCACTACTTAGAGCATAAAAATAACTGGATACAAAGGCTCAGTTTTCAATTTATATCCAGCCAAAAATACTTACAAGGTTTTTACGATGAAGATGACCCTATTTTAAAAAAATATGGTGAAACTGCTTTAGAAAATAAAATATCTTTAACAAAAAATTTTCAAAACGAAAATTTTATACAACATACAAATATAAAAGGAAGCTTGTACCAAAATCTTTTGCATAAAGGTCCTTCTTTTAAAAAAAGTCTAATCTATAGTTTTCCTAATTTACAATATGCCCTATTAGCTAATAAAAAAATATTTAAGCAAGTTTCCACTAGTTTAAATCTTAATTTTAATCATTTTAATACCAACGGGAAAGGTTTTGTTTCTAGCAAGGTATTAAATGGTCAAAGAACTATCAATACCGACCCTTCTTCTTTGTTTAACCCTAGCACAGATATTATTACTTCTGGAAAAAGGCTACATATAAAGCCAAATATTAGTTTAAATTTTCAACCCAACAATCTTATAAAAACCAGTTTAACATTGTCTTATAATCAATTTCTATATTCTTTTAACCCCAAAGCAAATTCATTAAACACATTAGAATATAAAAACTCTGCACACCAAAGCTATTTAAATTTTAATTATTTTGCTAAAAGTAATTTTTATAAAATATTTTCTCAAAAAGGTGTAAAGTATAAGCATAATATAGAGCCTAGTGTAGAAATTTCTTATATCCCTACGGTTATAAACAATAAGCATTCTTTTTTTCAAAGCAATAAAAAAAATAAAGAACAAATATTAAGTGATAATCATTTTGCCAACCCCAATGAAATTATTCAATTTGACTACTATGATAGTGTGGAAAAAAATACCCGTATTAATTTTAAACTTTATAGCCAAGTAATTAAAAAAGCCAATGATAATTACGCTCGCTTATTAGATTTTCAAATTTCTCAAGCTTACGCTCTTGTAGGCAAAAATAATTATCAAGCCGAAAAACTTTTAACAAAAATGAATTTAACTATTAATAATTTAGGAATTTTAAGTAAGGCAGAATATAGCCACAGCAGTAAATTATTAAGTACAAGTAATTACATTTATTGGGTGTCAGAAAATAAAAACTATAAAGTAGACATAAACTATTCTAATACTTTTTTTACAGGCACAGAAAAAAATGTTTCGTATAATAAACAAGAAAATTTAAAACTAACTAGTTTAGTATCTACAGATAACTGGGGTGTCGAAGGAAGTGTAGATCTATTTAAAAGAATTAACCAAGGCCGACAAGTGCAAACCTGGGACTATCAAATTTTTTATCAACCCGATAATCACTGTTGGAAAATTAGCTTTCAACAAAAAACCAAATTAAAACAAGATAGTAGTTTTTACCTTGATTTAAAGTTAGATATATAA
- a CDS encoding thioredoxin domain-containing protein: protein MKTIKNTLFIAVLFSIALQLYLSLHYYQLHSAQESSGSICNINKVFNCDAVSASSFSNIAGIPISNIGLALHLVILALLILNKISPLNSQKRLQSALNLATFSLLGSIIMAGISVLFLNVYCLFCIGLYLLSIIIWFTLRKLLPRSTWNIKSLFNKNLLLKPVIAIAVLSFFSHVLLSAPKNKDFKRQMRFIVDEWESNPAIHLNVAPMLHLGASKANAKIIITEFADYQCPHCKHADPKIKAFVLANSNNTRLEFYPFPLDSQCNPALKFSRGGLTCTLTKAVFCANKQDKGWAVHHFVFDNQSQIKDNYNASQFSLDIKKAVPGLKINQWKSCLDSQKTQDSILAFAQAGQTAQVQGTPSFLVNTRKLENAQFLPVLDAVKSKILKKSRH, encoded by the coding sequence ATGAAAACAATAAAAAATACGCTGTTCATTGCTGTTCTTTTCTCCATTGCCCTACAACTCTATTTATCTTTACATTACTACCAACTGCATAGTGCGCAAGAAAGCAGTGGTTCTATATGCAATATCAATAAAGTGTTTAACTGTGATGCCGTAAGCGCTAGCAGCTTTTCCAATATTGCTGGAATTCCTATTTCTAACATAGGCCTTGCTTTACACCTAGTAATACTGGCCCTTCTTATTCTGAATAAAATTAGCCCTTTAAACAGTCAAAAACGATTACAAAGTGCCTTAAACCTTGCCACTTTTTCTTTGCTGGGCTCCATTATAATGGCGGGCATTTCTGTTTTATTTTTAAATGTCTACTGCCTATTTTGTATCGGGCTTTACCTTCTTTCCATTATTATTTGGTTCACTTTAAGAAAACTACTTCCCCGCTCTACATGGAATATAAAAAGCTTGTTTAATAAAAACTTACTTTTGAAACCTGTTATTGCCATTGCGGTATTAAGCTTTTTTAGCCATGTTTTACTATCAGCTCCTAAAAATAAAGATTTTAAACGACAAATGCGTTTTATTGTAGACGAATGGGAGTCTAACCCTGCAATACACTTAAATGTAGCACCCATGCTACATTTAGGGGCTAGCAAAGCCAATGCAAAAATTATTATTACAGAGTTTGCTGACTACCAATGCCCTCACTGTAAACATGCAGACCCTAAAATCAAAGCCTTTGTTTTGGCCAACTCTAACAATACTCGTTTGGAATTTTACCCCTTCCCTTTAGATTCTCAATGCAATCCTGCTTTAAAATTTAGCAGAGGGGGCTTAACCTGCACATTAACTAAAGCCGTTTTTTGTGCCAATAAACAAGATAAAGGCTGGGCTGTTCATCACTTTGTTTTTGATAATCAATCTCAGATTAAAGATAACTACAATGCCTCTCAATTTTCTTTAGATATTAAAAAAGCCGTTCCGGGATTAAAAATTAATCAGTGGAAAAGTTGCCTTGATAGCCAAAAAACACAAGATAGTATTTTGGCCTTTGCGCAGGCTGGACAAACTGCACAGGTGCAAGGAACTCCTAGCTTTCTTGTTAATACTCGCAAGTTAGAAAACGCACAGTTTTTGCCAGTATTAGATGCCGTAAAGTCTAAAATTTTAAAAAAATCACGGCACTAG
- a CDS encoding HU family DNA-binding protein, whose product MNKAQFVQSLAKKLSWPQKQTEQALNGTLQLIQDSLAKGHEVKFMGFGSFLVKARKKKQIKNPKTGESIEVPPSKSPCFKAGKHFKQKVAIKRKVTKTKSVIAKKEQNSS is encoded by the coding sequence ATGAATAAAGCACAATTTGTACAAAGTTTAGCTAAAAAATTATCTTGGCCCCAAAAACAAACGGAACAAGCCCTAAACGGCACCCTACAGTTAATTCAAGACTCTCTTGCAAAAGGTCATGAAGTAAAATTTATGGGCTTTGGCTCCTTTCTAGTTAAGGCACGCAAGAAAAAACAAATTAAAAATCCTAAAACTGGCGAAAGCATTGAAGTTCCACCTAGCAAAAGCCCTTGTTTTAAAGCTGGAAAACACTTTAAACAAAAAGTAGCCATTAAAAGAAAAGTAACAAAAACAAAATCAGTAATTGCAAAAAAAGAACAAAACAGTTCCTAG
- the argS gene encoding arginine--tRNA ligase: MLLNYKKKIASILAPLLKTEEKEIVELLEIPKQISQGQLSLPVFRWTKAFKRSPQDLASFLAENLNNAKLDTLDTAQPMGGFLNVFLSASSMQMFLLKAYEENVSGKKSWGFSDIGLGKTLLIDFASPNVAKPMHVGHLRATIIGQSLYNIAKTQSYKLIGLNHLGDWGVLFGRLVWAYKQWGTEYDFKEKGFSSLYALYVRFHKEAESNSDMFKEASLIFKQLEAGDKEIVVLWEKFINISLTEYQKVWDRLGVRHDLVKGESFYNDRLKSVEKFLEQASLLEESEGAMVVKLDEQKMPPCLIRKSDGASLYATRDLASAWYRMEELKADINLYVVGQDQNLYFKQLFAVLEKMKKPWAKNCHHINFGMYRFKDAKMSSRKGHVILLEDILDQAYKKVFDKIKLKHSDWNDKKMHSIAEKISVGAVIFNDLSSDRSSDVEFCWDKILNFEGDSGPYVQYVFVRCQSLLRKFVAQNSEELSAVFDKKTLAEYLNKDSLSQIELPLSFVNKFFNKKDVDFKIVPVLSLLLSYDHVLSKAFCNFKPHLIAQYLLQLCSAFNKFYAHHKILSSKDKNFYIIVVYLVQAIIKEGLGVLNIQCPEEM; encoded by the coding sequence ATGTTGCTTAATTATAAAAAAAAAATAGCTTCTATTTTAGCTCCCCTTTTAAAGACAGAAGAAAAAGAAATTGTCGAATTATTAGAAATTCCTAAGCAAATTTCGCAAGGTCAACTATCGTTGCCAGTCTTTCGTTGGACTAAAGCCTTTAAGCGCTCGCCGCAGGATTTAGCGAGTTTTTTGGCAGAAAACCTTAATAACGCAAAATTAGATACTTTAGATACAGCACAGCCAATGGGAGGGTTTTTAAATGTATTTTTAAGTGCCTCTTCTATGCAAATGTTTTTACTAAAGGCCTATGAAGAAAATGTATCCGGCAAAAAAAGTTGGGGCTTTTCTGACATTGGGTTGGGAAAAACTTTGCTAATTGATTTTGCTTCGCCCAATGTGGCCAAACCCATGCATGTTGGGCATTTAAGGGCCACTATTATTGGGCAATCCTTATACAATATTGCCAAAACACAGTCATATAAATTAATTGGACTAAACCACCTAGGGGACTGGGGGGTGTTGTTTGGAAGGTTGGTGTGGGCTTATAAACAGTGGGGTACAGAGTATGACTTTAAAGAAAAAGGTTTTTCCTCCCTTTATGCTTTATATGTTCGTTTTCATAAAGAAGCAGAATCTAACTCAGACATGTTTAAAGAAGCATCTTTGATTTTTAAACAGTTAGAGGCAGGAGATAAAGAAATAGTAGTTTTATGGGAAAAATTTATTAACATTTCTTTAACCGAGTATCAAAAAGTTTGGGATCGCCTGGGAGTTCGTCACGATTTGGTTAAAGGAGAATCTTTTTATAACGACAGGTTAAAGTCGGTGGAGAAATTTTTAGAACAAGCGTCTTTATTAGAAGAAAGTGAAGGGGCCATGGTGGTTAAATTAGACGAGCAAAAAATGCCTCCTTGCTTAATACGAAAAAGTGATGGGGCCTCGCTATATGCCACTCGCGATTTAGCTAGTGCTTGGTATCGAATGGAAGAGTTAAAGGCCGATATTAATTTATATGTAGTGGGGCAAGATCAAAATTTATATTTTAAACAACTGTTTGCCGTGTTAGAAAAAATGAAAAAACCGTGGGCAAAAAATTGTCATCATATTAATTTTGGTATGTATCGATTTAAAGATGCAAAAATGTCTTCTAGAAAGGGTCATGTCATTTTATTAGAAGATATTTTAGATCAAGCTTATAAAAAAGTTTTTGATAAAATTAAACTTAAACATTCCGACTGGAATGATAAAAAAATGCATTCGATTGCCGAAAAAATATCTGTAGGAGCAGTTATTTTTAATGATTTATCTAGTGACAGAAGCAGTGATGTAGAGTTTTGTTGGGATAAAATATTAAATTTTGAAGGAGACAGCGGCCCTTATGTTCAATATGTTTTTGTGCGTTGCCAAAGTTTATTAAGAAAATTTGTTGCGCAAAATTCTGAAGAACTAAGTGCTGTTTTTGATAAAAAAACTTTAGCAGAATATTTAAATAAAGATTCTTTAAGCCAAATTGAACTTCCTTTAAGCTTTGTAAATAAATTTTTTAACAAAAAGGATGTAGACTTTAAAATTGTACCTGTTTTATCTTTACTGCTATCTTATGACCATGTTTTGTCAAAGGCATTTTGTAATTTTAAGCCTCATTTAATTGCTCAATATTTATTACAACTATGTTCCGCTTTTAATAAGTTTTATGCTCACCATAAAATTTTATCTTCTAAAGATAAAAATTTTTATATAATAGTAGTCTATTTAGTGCAGGCAATAATAAAAGAAGGTTTAGGCGTATTAAACATTCAATGCCCCGAAGAAATGTAA
- a CDS encoding DoxX family protein: protein MSEAIAKFLLRVSVGGMMLPHGLGKIQGGIAFIKSIVVKAGLPEFFAYGIFIGEVVAPLLLIIGYKTKWAGYLLSFNILVATILVHSGDILTLSPNGSWAIEIQMFYIVTGLVIALLGAGKFSIDRK from the coding sequence ATGTCCGAAGCTATTGCTAAATTTTTATTAAGAGTTTCTGTTGGAGGAATGATGCTTCCTCATGGTTTAGGAAAAATACAAGGAGGCATTGCCTTTATTAAATCGATAGTGGTAAAGGCAGGGTTACCAGAGTTTTTTGCTTACGGTATTTTTATAGGTGAGGTTGTAGCTCCCTTACTATTAATTATTGGCTATAAAACAAAATGGGCTGGGTATCTTTTATCTTTTAATATACTGGTTGCTACGATATTAGTACACTCTGGAGATATACTAACGCTGAGTCCTAACGGATCTTGGGCTATTGAAATACAAATGTTTTATATTGTTACAGGGTTAGTTATTGCTCTTTTAGGTGCCGGTAAATTTTCTATAGATAGAAAATAA